Proteins encoded within one genomic window of Ranitomeya variabilis isolate aRanVar5 chromosome 4, aRanVar5.hap1, whole genome shotgun sequence:
- the LOC143769297 gene encoding oocyte zinc finger protein XlCOF8.4-like produces MDMDKYKMVERLLQLTTEILFRLTGEDYTVLKKTSSEHCQDPVSEGWGRPLSPIKGPPPYPRIHQDINDQKILELIYKMIELLTGEVPIRCQDVAVYFSMEEWEYLEGHKDLHKNIMMEVPQPLTSPVLHSKLTTPERCPLLSQDCKQEDPNVPQDHQGEYLTHINTIETYVRGDEQCKEEIPTYDYPDYCTRRSEVQLTSSIFKSDILEIPQDTIVMNAITPDKPPYLHCKHLSSDPWKQIMSPDSLLITKENQSHKISIKKQIAIKAKKPFSRSDYGNSFPFKTPLLKHKKIPTAENRFSCYKCGRCFIQKSGLVRHMRIHTGEKPFSCSECGKCFNQNSILVSHQRTHTGEKPFSCSECGKCFNQKSILVSHQRTHTGEKPFSCLECGKCFADKSSLVSHQRTHTGEKPFSCSECGKCFAQKSSLVTHMRTHRREKPFSCSECEKCVFGDCNTACGRPMDTGQGEVRRV; encoded by the exons ATGGACATGGACAAGTACAAAATGGTGGAGAGGCTCTTACAACTCACcacagagatcctcttccggcttactggagag gattacacagtactgaagaagacctctagtgagcactgtcaggaccctgtgtctgagggatggggaagaccccttagCCCAATCAAGGGGCCCCCACCTTACCCCCGGATACATcaagacatcaatgaccagaagatcctagaactcatctacaagatgattgagctgctgactggagag gttcctataaggtgtcaggatgttgctgtctatttctccatggaggagtgggaatatttagaaggacacaaagatttgCATAAgaacatcatgatggaggttccccagcccctcacatcaccag ttttaCACAGTAAgctgacaacaccagagagatgtcctctactttcacaggactgtaaacaagaagatcccaatgttcctcaggatcatcag ggtgaatatctgacccatattaatacaatagagacatatgtgaggggtgatgagcagtgtaaagaggagattcctacatatgactacccag attactgtaccaggagatcggaggtacagctgacatcttcaatttttaaatcagatattcTTGAGATACCACAGGATACAATTGtaatgaatgccattactccagataaacCACCATACCTTCACTGCAAACACCTATCATCTGATCCTTGGAAACAAATCATGTCTCCTGATTCATTACTGATTacgaaggaaaatcaaagtcacaaaataagcattaaaaaacaaattgctattaaagcaaagaagccgTTTTCACGTTCAGattatggaaatagttttcccttCAAAACACCTTTACTTAAACATAAAAAAATTCCCACAGcggagaatagattttcttgttacaagtgtgggagatgttttattCAGAAATCAGGTCTTGTTAGGCatatgagaattcacacaggagaaaagcctttttcatgttcagaatgtgggaaatgttttaaccagaattcGATTCTTGTTagtcatcaaagaactcacacaggggagaagcctttttcatgctcagaatgtgggaaatgttttaaccagaaatcgattCTTGTTagtcatcagagaactcacacaggggagaagcctttttcatgtttagaatgtgggaaatgttttgcagataaatcatctcttgtttcacaccagagaactcacacaggggagaagcctttttcatgttcagaatgtgggaaatgttttgcacagaaATCATCTCTTGTTACACACATGAGAACTCACAGAAgggagaagcccttttcatgttcagaatgtgagaaatgtgtgtttggagactgtaatacgGCGTGCGGTCGCCCCatggatactggacaaggagaggtccggcgtgtttag